A genomic segment from Rhodospirillum centenum SW encodes:
- a CDS encoding transglycosylase domain-containing protein produces the protein MSTPVPPLRPPPRPAPPPPQRPVPRRAGRRWPGILLRTAVVASIWVFMAGLFAVAWFAHDLPDVSGAVQVERRPAVTLVAADGSPFARFGDLRGATVDVTQLPPHLVNAVVATEDRRFWSHFGLDPIGIARAAVTNYRAGRVVQGGSTLTQQLAKNLFLTPDQTLKRKVQEALLAVWLERRYSKQEILTAYLNRVYLGAGTYGVDAAARTYFNKPATELTLRESAVIAGLLKAPSRYTPAANPDRALERAEVVLRAMLDEGYINEAEMRAALDIPPVPRRKPGSEGEGRYFAAWVADQVAAFVGPDHGDLVIYTSFDPAIQRAAESHVAALLRGPGAEARVGQAAVVVMTPDGAVKALVGGRDYGESQFNRATQALRQPGSAFKPVVFLSALEMGWTETSTVLDAPYRKGKWAPENYDGKYRGEITLRDALAHSVNTATVRLLEASGVDNAISVARRLGLTSTMRRDLSLALGTSEVTLLELTGAYATFANRGRAVMPYAILEIRDANGQLLYQRRGSGAGYAVSGPEVAAMTRLLLAPIAYGTGGAARLDRMAAGKTGTTQDYRDAWFVGFTADLVAGVWMGNDDGAPMKRITGGTLPARLWHDVMMAAHTGLPPRDLPGLDGGPGRAVPEPLVAERTPEEAVAPSPPASSIGELLDRLTGGR, from the coding sequence GTGAGCACACCCGTCCCCCCCCTCCGCCCGCCGCCCCGCCCCGCCCCGCCGCCGCCGCAACGGCCGGTGCCGCGCCGGGCCGGACGGCGCTGGCCCGGCATCCTGCTGCGGACCGCCGTGGTGGCGTCGATCTGGGTCTTCATGGCCGGCCTGTTCGCCGTGGCCTGGTTCGCGCACGACCTGCCCGACGTGAGCGGGGCCGTGCAGGTGGAACGGCGGCCGGCGGTCACCCTGGTGGCGGCGGACGGATCGCCCTTCGCCCGCTTCGGTGACCTGCGCGGCGCCACGGTGGACGTGACGCAGCTTCCGCCGCATCTGGTCAATGCCGTGGTCGCCACCGAGGACCGGCGCTTCTGGAGCCATTTCGGGCTGGACCCGATCGGCATCGCCCGCGCCGCGGTGACCAACTACCGCGCCGGGCGGGTGGTGCAGGGCGGCTCGACGCTCACCCAGCAGCTCGCCAAGAACCTGTTCCTGACGCCGGACCAGACCCTGAAGCGCAAGGTGCAGGAGGCGCTGCTGGCCGTCTGGCTGGAGCGCCGCTACAGCAAGCAGGAGATCCTGACCGCCTATCTGAACCGGGTCTATCTGGGGGCCGGCACCTATGGCGTGGACGCCGCCGCCCGGACCTATTTCAACAAGCCGGCGACGGAACTGACGCTGCGCGAATCCGCCGTGATCGCCGGCCTGCTGAAGGCGCCGTCGCGCTACACCCCCGCCGCCAACCCCGACCGCGCCCTGGAGCGGGCGGAGGTGGTGCTGCGCGCCATGCTGGACGAGGGCTACATCAACGAGGCGGAGATGCGGGCGGCGCTGGACATTCCGCCGGTGCCGCGGCGCAAGCCGGGCAGCGAGGGCGAGGGCCGCTACTTCGCCGCCTGGGTGGCCGACCAGGTGGCCGCCTTCGTCGGTCCCGACCATGGCGATCTGGTCATCTACACCTCCTTCGATCCGGCCATCCAGCGCGCCGCGGAAAGCCATGTGGCGGCCCTGCTGCGCGGTCCGGGGGCGGAGGCGCGGGTCGGGCAGGCGGCCGTGGTGGTGATGACGCCGGACGGCGCCGTGAAGGCCCTGGTGGGCGGCCGCGACTACGGCGAGAGCCAGTTCAACCGCGCCACCCAGGCCCTGCGCCAGCCCGGATCGGCCTTCAAGCCGGTGGTCTTCCTGTCGGCCCTGGAGATGGGCTGGACAGAGACCTCCACTGTGCTGGACGCGCCCTACCGCAAGGGCAAGTGGGCGCCGGAGAACTATGACGGCAAGTACCGCGGCGAGATCACCCTGCGCGACGCCCTGGCCCATTCGGTGAACACGGCGACCGTGCGCCTGCTGGAGGCGTCGGGCGTGGACAACGCCATCAGCGTGGCCCGCCGGCTGGGCCTGACCTCGACCATGCGGCGCGACCTGTCGCTGGCGCTGGGCACCAGCGAAGTGACCCTGCTGGAACTGACCGGCGCCTACGCCACCTTCGCCAACCGCGGCCGGGCCGTGATGCCCTATGCCATCCTGGAGATCCGCGACGCCAACGGCCAGCTCCTGTACCAGCGCCGCGGCTCCGGGGCGGGCTATGCCGTCTCCGGGCCGGAGGTGGCGGCGATGACCCGGCTGCTGCTGGCGCCGATCGCCTACGGCACGGGCGGCGCCGCCCGGCTGGACCGCATGGCCGCCGGCAAGACCGGCACGACGCAGGACTACCGCGACGCCTGGTTCGTCGGCTTCACCGCCGATCTGGTGGCCGGGGTCTGGATGGGCAACGACGACGGCGCGCCGATGAAGCGGATCACCGGCGGCACCCTGCCGGCGCGGCTCTGGCACGACGTCATGATGGCGGCCCATACCGGGCTGCCGCCGCGCGACCTGCCGGGGCTGGACGGCGGGCCGGGCCGCGCCGTGCCGGAACCGCTGGTGGCGGAGCGCACGCCGGAGGAGGCGGTGGCCCCGTCCCCGCCCGCCAGTTCCATCGGCGAGCTTCTGGACCGGCTGACCGGCGGCCGCTGA
- a CDS encoding methyl-accepting chemotaxis protein: MVRTLNNLPLLGKLAIPMIVLVAVLVAVGWQGYAGVQQLSRASNAAIEGVAKRQALALTVVARLNEATVAEKNAIIESETAAKKAARQSFETASKSALDAAEELVARSSSAERRVGNEALRDAVAAFRDGATRTVALAMENRDAEAASQSATVVRMLRLKAEDLAGTVVGLTSADMDRTVAETKDLTASVETRLVLVSAIGLVGGLGLLAWIVLAFVVGPLARMAGAMQTIAGGVLTLEVVGTERRDEVGTLARALQVFKDNGLAMRRMEAEAAEQKAAAERQRREALLRMAGEFERSVKGVVEAVASAATEMEAAAQAMGATAEETTRQATAVASAAEQASVNVNTVASATEELSTSIHEIARQVASSSQIADQAVREAKLTDETMHTLADTAQRIGAVVELINTIAQQTNLLALNATIEAARAGEAGKGFAVVASEVKALALQTQKATEEIGSQVDGIQSSTDQAVRSIQAIFKTIGRMSEISTIIASAVEQQQAAARDIASNVAQAAAGTSEVSSNISGVTHAAEETGSAATQVQGTAGGLARESETLRRQVEGFLGTVRAA; the protein is encoded by the coding sequence ATGGTTCGCACGCTCAACAACCTCCCCCTGCTTGGAAAACTTGCCATCCCCATGATCGTCCTGGTTGCCGTGCTGGTCGCGGTCGGCTGGCAGGGATATGCCGGGGTGCAGCAGCTCAGCCGGGCGTCCAACGCCGCGATCGAGGGCGTGGCCAAGCGGCAGGCCCTGGCCCTGACCGTGGTCGCCCGCCTGAACGAAGCGACCGTGGCCGAAAAGAACGCCATCATCGAGTCGGAGACCGCCGCCAAGAAGGCGGCGCGGCAGAGTTTCGAGACCGCCTCCAAGTCCGCCCTGGACGCGGCCGAGGAGCTGGTGGCGCGCAGTTCCTCGGCGGAGCGCCGGGTCGGCAACGAGGCCCTGCGCGACGCGGTCGCCGCCTTCCGGGACGGCGCGACGCGGACCGTCGCACTGGCCATGGAGAACCGCGACGCCGAAGCGGCATCGCAGTCCGCCACCGTTGTCCGGATGCTGCGCCTGAAGGCCGAGGATCTGGCCGGCACGGTCGTGGGCCTGACCTCCGCCGACATGGACCGCACGGTGGCCGAGACGAAGGACCTGACGGCGAGCGTCGAGACCCGCCTCGTGCTGGTCTCCGCCATCGGCCTCGTCGGCGGGCTGGGGCTGCTGGCCTGGATCGTGCTGGCCTTCGTGGTCGGGCCGCTGGCGCGGATGGCCGGCGCCATGCAGACCATCGCCGGCGGCGTCCTGACCCTGGAAGTCGTGGGCACCGAGCGGCGCGACGAGGTCGGCACGCTGGCCCGCGCGCTCCAGGTCTTCAAGGACAACGGTCTCGCCATGCGGCGGATGGAGGCGGAGGCCGCGGAGCAGAAGGCGGCCGCCGAACGGCAGCGGCGCGAGGCCCTGCTGCGCATGGCCGGCGAGTTCGAACGCAGCGTGAAGGGCGTGGTCGAGGCCGTCGCCTCCGCCGCCACGGAGATGGAGGCCGCCGCCCAGGCCATGGGCGCCACCGCCGAGGAGACGACGCGGCAGGCCACGGCCGTCGCCAGCGCCGCGGAACAGGCCAGCGTGAACGTCAACACCGTCGCCAGCGCCACGGAGGAACTGTCCACCTCCATCCACGAGATCGCCCGGCAGGTCGCCAGCTCCAGCCAGATCGCCGATCAGGCGGTGCGGGAAGCGAAGCTGACGGACGAGACGATGCACACCCTGGCCGACACGGCCCAGCGCATCGGCGCCGTGGTGGAACTGATCAACACCATCGCGCAGCAGACCAACCTGCTGGCGCTGAACGCCACCATCGAGGCCGCCCGCGCCGGCGAGGCGGGCAAGGGCTTCGCGGTCGTGGCGAGCGAGGTCAAGGCGCTGGCCCTGCAGACCCAGAAGGCGACGGAGGAGATCGGATCGCAGGTCGATGGCATCCAGAGTTCGACCGATCAGGCGGTCAGGTCGATCCAGGCGATCTTCAAGACCATCGGCCGGATGAGCGAGATCTCCACCATCATCGCCAGCGCGGTGGAGCAGCAGCAGGCCGCGGCCCGCGACATCGCCAGCAACGTGGCCCAGGCGGCGGCCGGCACCTCGGAAGTCTCCAGCAACATCTCCGGCGTTACCCACGCCGCCGAGGAGACGGGCTCCGCCGCCACCCAGGTGCAGGGCACGGCCGGCGGGCTGGCCCGCGAGTCCGAGACGCTGCGCCGGCAGGTCGAGGGCTTCCTCGGCACCGTGCGGGCGGCCTGA
- a CDS encoding acyl-CoA synthetase yields the protein MQAGLVSGDRALSLQELRLRALRAARGFDALGVGRGDAVALMLRNDFPLLEASLAAGDLGAYATPVNFHYRADETAYILKDCGAKALVIHADLIPRIGAALPADIPVLVVPAPPEVRAAHGVPPEQAAVPPGMTGWEDFLAAHAPWDRPPQLPPASLIYTSGTTGRPKGVRRLPPTPEQYALVNRMRVLVFGIDGPVRSVMAAPLYHTAPNAYGLSVLREGGLLVLQPRFDPEDLLRLIERHRITHLYLVPTMFVRLLKLPEAVRRRYDVSSLRFVLHAAAPCPPDVKRAMIAWWGPVINEFYASTEAATVTFVTSEEWLRHPGTVGRPPPDVEVRILDDRKQPVPPGTPGEVYSRHRHMPDFTYHGQEERRREVEHDGLITSGDVGYVDADGYLYLCDRKRDMVISGGVNLYPAEVEHALITMPGVQDCACFGIPDDDLGEAMMAVVQAEDGVDLTAEAIRAWLRARLAGLKVPKRIELRDSLPREDSGKIFKRKLREPYWRDAGRAI from the coding sequence ATGCAGGCCGGACTGGTCAGCGGCGACCGTGCGCTGTCGCTGCAGGAGCTTCGGCTGCGCGCCTTGCGCGCGGCCCGCGGGTTCGATGCGCTGGGGGTGGGGCGTGGCGACGCGGTGGCGCTGATGCTGCGCAACGACTTCCCGCTGCTGGAGGCGTCGCTGGCGGCGGGCGACCTGGGCGCCTATGCCACGCCCGTCAACTTCCACTACCGGGCCGACGAGACCGCCTACATCCTGAAGGACTGCGGTGCGAAGGCGCTGGTCATCCATGCCGACCTGATCCCCCGGATCGGTGCCGCCCTGCCGGCCGACATCCCCGTGCTGGTGGTGCCCGCCCCGCCGGAGGTCCGGGCGGCGCACGGCGTGCCGCCGGAACAGGCGGCCGTACCGCCGGGCATGACGGGGTGGGAGGACTTCCTGGCCGCGCACGCCCCCTGGGACCGGCCGCCGCAACTGCCGCCGGCCAGCCTGATCTACACCAGCGGCACCACCGGCCGGCCCAAGGGCGTGCGCCGGCTGCCGCCGACGCCGGAGCAGTACGCGCTGGTCAACCGCATGCGGGTGCTGGTGTTCGGCATCGACGGCCCGGTGCGCAGCGTGATGGCGGCCCCGCTCTACCACACGGCGCCGAACGCCTACGGCCTGTCGGTGCTGCGCGAGGGCGGGCTGCTGGTGCTGCAACCCCGCTTCGACCCCGAGGATCTGCTGCGGCTGATCGAGCGGCACCGGATCACGCATCTTTATCTGGTGCCGACCATGTTCGTGCGGCTGCTGAAACTGCCCGAGGCGGTGCGGCGGCGTTACGACGTCAGCTCGCTGCGCTTCGTGCTGCATGCCGCCGCCCCCTGCCCGCCCGACGTGAAGCGGGCGATGATCGCGTGGTGGGGGCCGGTCATCAACGAGTTCTACGCCTCGACCGAGGCGGCGACGGTCACCTTCGTCACGTCGGAGGAGTGGCTGCGCCACCCCGGCACCGTGGGCCGGCCGCCGCCCGACGTGGAGGTCCGCATCCTGGACGACCGGAAGCAGCCGGTGCCGCCCGGCACACCGGGGGAGGTCTACAGCCGGCACCGGCACATGCCCGACTTCACCTATCACGGGCAGGAGGAGCGCCGCCGCGAGGTGGAGCATGACGGGCTGATCACCTCGGGCGATGTCGGGTACGTCGATGCCGACGGCTATCTCTATCTCTGCGACCGCAAGCGCGACATGGTGATCTCCGGCGGGGTGAACCTCTATCCGGCGGAGGTCGAGCATGCCCTGATCACCATGCCCGGCGTGCAGGACTGCGCCTGCTTCGGCATCCCCGACGACGATCTGGGCGAGGCGATGATGGCCGTGGTGCAGGCCGAAGACGGCGTGGACCTGACGGCGGAGGCGATCCGGGCCTGGCTGCGCGCGCGGCTGGCCGGGCTGAAGGTGCCGAAGCGGATCGAGCTGCGCGACAGCCTGCCCCGGGAGGACAGCGGCAAGATCTTCAAGCGCAAGCTGCGCGAACCCTACTGGCGCGACGCCGGCCGGGCGATCTGA
- a CDS encoding endonuclease V, translated as MDLPEIQADWLTPPDLATAARVQRDLAGRVVPHGPDGPVRTVAGVDVSQFGRDPSGRVFAAVVLLDAATREVLEVGTAMRVAPIPYVPGFLGFREVPALLAAFGALSRRPDLVLVDGHGTSHPRGLGIAAHLGVLLDIPAIGVAKSILVGAPAGELGGTRGSRVPLVWQGRTIATVLRSKDRVAPLYVSTGHRIDEEAAVDWTLRLGGRYRLPEPTRRAHEAANAFRRAWGTGAAEGSGV; from the coding sequence ATGGACCTGCCCGAGATACAAGCCGACTGGCTCACCCCGCCCGACCTCGCCACCGCCGCCCGGGTGCAGCGCGACCTGGCCGGGCGGGTGGTGCCGCACGGCCCCGACGGGCCGGTCCGCACCGTCGCCGGGGTGGATGTCAGCCAGTTCGGCCGCGACCCCTCGGGCCGGGTCTTCGCCGCCGTCGTCCTGCTGGACGCCGCGACGCGGGAGGTGCTGGAGGTGGGCACGGCGATGCGGGTGGCGCCGATCCCCTACGTGCCCGGCTTTCTGGGCTTCCGCGAGGTGCCGGCGCTGCTGGCCGCGTTCGGGGCGCTCTCGCGCCGGCCCGATCTGGTGCTGGTGGACGGGCACGGAACCAGCCACCCGCGGGGCCTGGGCATCGCCGCCCATCTGGGGGTGCTGCTGGACATCCCCGCGATCGGCGTCGCCAAGAGCATCCTGGTCGGCGCGCCGGCGGGCGAGCTGGGCGGGACCCGGGGCAGCCGGGTGCCGCTGGTCTGGCAGGGGCGGACGATCGCCACCGTGCTGCGCAGCAAGGACAGGGTGGCGCCGCTCTATGTCAGCACCGGCCATCGGATCGACGAGGAGGCGGCGGTGGACTGGACCCTGCGGCTGGGCGGGCGCTACCGCCTGCCGGAACCGACCCGCCGCGCCCATGAGGCCGCGAACGCTTTCCGCCGCGCCTGGGGGACGGGCGCGGCGGAAGGGTCGGGCGTCTGA
- the motA gene encoding flagellar motor stator protein MotA, producing the protein MFPAIGLFGVFFCVFGGYIIFGGKIGIIVEALPKEVMIIGGSAVASFLIANSSHVIKKSMADIKRIFGGARFHKKEYMELLSLLYQILKTMKTKGVLAIEQHIEKPMESNIFNAYPSIMKDPFTIKFIADYLRMFSIGVDNPHEMESLMEQEIEKAKHEDLHSSHALQTMADAMPALGIVAAVLGVIKTMASINEPPEVLGKLIGGALVGTFMGIFLSYCIVAPIASRLKAITEEEMQFYMVIQAAITAHLAGYAPQVSIEAARKKVPSDYMPDFNELEEALSAIS; encoded by the coding sequence ATGTTTCCCGCCATCGGCCTGTTCGGCGTCTTCTTCTGCGTTTTCGGCGGATACATCATCTTCGGCGGCAAGATCGGCATCATCGTGGAGGCCCTGCCGAAGGAAGTGATGATCATCGGCGGTTCCGCCGTGGCCTCCTTCCTGATCGCCAACAGCTCGCACGTCATCAAGAAGTCGATGGCGGACATCAAGCGCATCTTCGGCGGCGCGCGTTTCCATAAGAAAGAATACATGGAGCTTCTGTCGCTCCTGTACCAGATTCTCAAGACGATGAAGACCAAGGGCGTCCTCGCCATCGAGCAGCACATTGAAAAGCCGATGGAGAGCAATATCTTCAATGCTTATCCCAGCATCATGAAGGACCCCTTCACGATCAAGTTCATTGCCGATTACCTGCGCATGTTCTCCATCGGTGTGGACAATCCGCACGAGATGGAGTCGCTGATGGAGCAGGAGATCGAGAAGGCGAAGCACGAGGATCTGCACTCCTCCCACGCCCTCCAGACCATGGCGGACGCCATGCCGGCGCTCGGCATCGTCGCGGCGGTGCTGGGCGTCATCAAGACCATGGCATCGATCAACGAACCGCCGGAGGTGCTGGGCAAGCTGATCGGCGGCGCCCTGGTCGGCACCTTCATGGGCATCTTCCTCTCCTACTGCATCGTGGCGCCCATCGCCTCGCGGCTGAAGGCCATCACGGAGGAGGAGATGCAGTTCTACATGGTCATCCAGGCGGCCATCACCGCGCACCTCGCCGGCTACGCGCCGCAGGTCTCGATCGAAGCGGCGCGCAAGAAGGTGCCCAGCGACTACATGCCCGACTTCAACGAGCTGGAAGAGGCGCTCTCGGCGATCAGTTGA
- a CDS encoding alkene reductase, with protein MSDTTLFTPVRLGALDLPNRLVMAPLTRSRAVAGNVPNPLAVTYYRQRATAGLIIAEATQVTPEGQGYPDTPGLHTDAQVAGWRAVTDAVHEAGGRIVVQLWHVGRVSHQSYQPGGALPVAPSAISPGIKLYTHQGLVEAPTPRALEIEEIPGIVGKFAAAAARAREAGFDGVEIHAANGYLIDQFLRSGSNARTDAYGGSVENRARLLLEVTAAVTDVLGGDRVGVRLSPTNAVNGMSDADPAATFGHAAAALNRFGLAYLHVIEPLRDDHPMSPKGTARVSRQLRQAFTGPYIVNGGYDKATATRALADGQADAVAFGVPFIANPDLVERYRLDAPLNAADPATFYGGGEKGYTDYPFLSELQPV; from the coding sequence ATGAGCGATACCACCCTGTTCACGCCCGTGCGCCTGGGCGCGCTGGACCTGCCCAACCGTCTGGTGATGGCGCCGCTGACCCGCTCCCGGGCCGTCGCGGGCAACGTGCCGAACCCGCTGGCCGTGACCTACTACCGGCAGCGCGCCACGGCCGGCCTCATCATCGCGGAGGCGACGCAGGTCACGCCCGAGGGCCAGGGCTATCCCGACACGCCCGGCCTCCACACCGACGCGCAGGTCGCCGGCTGGCGCGCCGTCACCGACGCCGTGCACGAGGCGGGCGGCCGCATCGTCGTGCAGCTCTGGCATGTCGGCCGCGTCTCGCACCAGAGCTACCAGCCCGGCGGCGCCCTGCCGGTGGCGCCCAGCGCCATCAGCCCCGGGATCAAGCTCTATACCCACCAGGGGCTGGTGGAGGCCCCCACCCCGCGCGCCCTGGAGATCGAGGAGATCCCCGGCATCGTCGGGAAGTTCGCCGCCGCCGCCGCCCGCGCCCGCGAGGCCGGCTTCGACGGGGTGGAGATCCACGCCGCCAACGGCTACCTGATCGACCAGTTCCTGCGCAGCGGCTCCAACGCCCGCACCGACGCCTATGGCGGCAGCGTGGAGAACCGCGCCCGCCTCCTGCTGGAGGTGACGGCCGCGGTGACGGACGTGCTGGGCGGCGACCGGGTGGGCGTGCGCCTCTCCCCCACCAATGCCGTGAACGGCATGTCCGACGCCGATCCGGCGGCCACCTTCGGCCATGCCGCCGCGGCGCTGAACCGTTTCGGGCTGGCCTATCTGCATGTGATCGAGCCGCTGCGCGACGACCACCCGATGAGCCCGAAGGGCACCGCCCGCGTCTCCCGCCAGCTCCGGCAGGCGTTCACGGGTCCCTACATCGTCAACGGCGGCTACGACAAGGCGACGGCCACGCGCGCCCTGGCGGACGGTCAGGCCGATGCGGTCGCCTTCGGCGTGCCCTTCATCGCCAACCCCGATCTGGTCGAACGCTACCGCCTGGATGCGCCGCTGAACGCGGCCGACCCTGCTACCTTCTACGGCGGCGGGGAGAAGGGCTACACGGACTATCCGTTCCTGTCCGAACTGCAGCCGGTCTGA